The stretch of DNA ACTTAAGCCAACCAAATGGCTGAGATGGAGCATTCGCCCTGCAATCTGCCTTTCCGATCCGGGGGGCGGGTGCGTCTAACTCTGGACCGGCCAGGTGACCGCCCGACACGTTGGGCATCAGGTGTGGTCGTGCTCCGCGTCCGCGACGAGGGTGATCGCCGTGGGGTCGTCCTGCATGACACGGACGATGCGGCAGCCGGGCACAGGAAAGAGCGGGGTCATGCCCCGATCTGCGCGGCAGGCTCGACCGCGCCAAGACCTCAGACGTCACACGCCTCGATCCACTCAACGCGGCGATGGACCACCCCGTGGCCGATCAACGGCGGATGCTTTCACCACGACCGCTCAACCGGCTGCGGCGGGCCTGGACAATATCGACCAACGGACGAAGAGCCCGACAGCACCGGTGGCGATGATCGTCGTCGCATATATGTCGGCCGTTGCGGCGTAGCCGATCTCCCGCACGAGGTATCCAGCCAAAAGCGCAGGAAGACTGAGGGCCAGGTAGCTCTGCAGATAATATGCAGCGAGGAGTTCGGCCCGCTCGACCGGCTGCGCGAGCGGTATGACCATTCCCAGGGCTCCCAGAAAGCCGGTGCCGAAGCCGGCTCCGCCCAGGAGTGTCCCTCCGATCAGTACCGGCACGCTTCCTCCATGCATACCTGCAAGCACGATCGCGAGTCCGGTCATCATGGCGAACGTGCCAACCGTGAGATTGGCGTTGGCGGCCCGCGTCCGCCGCGCCGCGATGGCTGAGGCGCCGGACAGCATGAGGGCCGTCACCATCGCCCCCCCGATCAAGGGCGTCCGCGTCCCAGTCGCCACCGCGACGAGAGAGGGTACGAGGGACAGGTAGAAGCCGCCGAGCATCCACATCGCCACGTTGCTCGGCGTGACGGCGACCAGGGTTCTCCTGACCTGCGGTGGCACGACGACTCGAGGCCAAAGCGACTGGAGAGCTCCGCTGCGGCGCGCGCCTGTCTCGGCCGTCAGCCAGAGCAGGACCGCCTGGACCGCGAACATCGTTCCAAGGATCGCGTAGACGAGATGCAACGGGTGCGGAGCATATTGCACGAGGATGCTCGTGCCGAGTGCGCCCACGGCCATGCCCAGGAGGGGAGCAAGCGAGTTGACGAGTTGCCCACGTGCACGATCGACATCAACGAGAGCCGCCCCGAGCGAACTCGCGGCAATGCCGGTCGCGATGCCCTGTACGGTCCGCGCCGCGAGGAGGTGTCCGGCTCCGTCCGACACCACGAAAAGTAGCATCGCTGCGAGTTCTAACAGGATGGCGCCGAAGATCACGGGACGTCGGCCGAGGTGGTCCGAAAGAGACCCGGCGACGAGAAGGGCCACCAAGAGGGCCAGCGCATAGACTGCGAATACGGCGGTCGTGACGATCGGAGAAAGGGCGTAGGTCTCCTGATAGAACCGATACAGCGGCGTGGGGGCGGACGAGGCCGCGAGGAACGTGCCCAGTACGAGCGCATGGAAGGGCAGCGCATAGCCCTTCGCGACACGGGCTTCCGCGTAGGGATCAGCCATAGCCATGCCCGCCTCTTAACGCTAAATCGTTGCATTAGGCATGTACGGCACGATCCCTACAAAAGCAAATCGTTTGCGTTTGTGGCGTGGATTCACGGCAGGGTTTGCGATGAACGCGAGGCAAGGCCCTCGACCCGGCGGGCGGAGCGCCAGAGTCCAGGCATCGGTGCAGGCGGCCGTGCGCGGACTCCTGGCGGAGATGGACCGGTCGGAGATCACCGTGCCGCTCATCGCTACGGCTGCAGGAGTGACACCGTCCACCATCTATCGACGCTGGGGCACCCTCGGAGAGCTTTTTGCCGACGTGGCGGTCGAGCGGCTTCGGCCGGATTCCGATCCGATCGACACGGGGAACGGTTGGACCGACCTTGAGGCATGGGCGGAGCAGTACGCGGACGAGATGTCGTCGGCTCCCGGGCGCGAACTCATCCGGGACGTCCTGGCGGCAGCGGACACCAACTGCGCACAGCGATGTTGCTCCTTCTCGCGCGAGCAGATCGCGATCATCGCCGAACGGGCGGCTGTCCGTGGCGAGACTTTCCCGGACCTGGAAGCCGTCTTGGATGGCGTCGTTTCGCCGATTGTCTACCGGATCCTCTTCGGCGAGGCTCCGAGCCGAGAGCGGATCCGCGACCTCGTAGGCCGCACGATGGCAGTTGCAGGATCGCACCGCGGCGAACGCCGTTGAACTTCACTCAGCAAATGGACAGAGCGCGTCCGATGTCCGCTTCGGGTAAGTCGCTCGGCATCCCGAAAGGTCTCGACCGGGTTCGGCAGGAGGCTGTCGGCTTTTCCGGCCGCTGCTCGCAGAAGCGGACCAGCGGCTTCCCGCCACAAGCTGATTGTCACATCGCCAGCTCGGGGCCCGACGATCACCGCCCGCACGCCGCACCATAGTGGCGGGCTTCCCGCACCGACTGAAGCGTCGCGCGCCGGATCATCCATTCATCGCGCCGCCCCCTCGGTACCAGAAGCCCCTGCAGCGACAGTCGCGGCGATAACGTCTTTGCCTTCCATTGCGGCGAGACGGCGTTCTAGGTTTTCGATCTCGTCTCTGGCCTCGTCAGGCGAAACACCTTCAAGATTCCGCTTGTAATCGGCAACTGTCGTGTCGAGCAGATCGTTTCGTGACTTTAGCGACCCAATCTGACTTTGTATTTCCAGTTGAGTGCGACACGGATCGCGCCAGCGACGATAGCGACAACGATAAAGAACGCTGCCGGGGCGGTCCTCACGACCTGCCAGTTGGCTGAGAAAATAGCACCCGCGTCCATAGGGCGATCCTGCACAGCCAAGCGCTTGTCATCCCTTGCCCCGCGCCGCTCTGTCGACTTGCGGCGCTTCCGTCTGACCGGTGAAATTCTCATGACCCGCACGCTTCTCGCGGCGCTGGCGCTCTCCAGTCATGCCTGGGCGGTCGACAGCGACGGCACGCACCCCGACGACCGGATCACCCCGGGCGCGATCCGCACCACCGGCAGGGCCGAGATCTGCGGCCACATGACCGACGCGTTCCGGGACATGTCGGTGACGACGAAGATCGCCGCCCGGCTCGCCTATGGCCCGATGAGCCCGAAAGCCGGCGGGTGCGCCGCCGCGGACGGCTGCGAGATCGATCACCGCGTGCTGGTCGACAGCACGAACCACCGCAAACCGCCCGGCTCCGGCCGAGGCGGTTTTTTCCTGCCCGTTTACTCCTCGGCCTCAGCCAGATCGGCGCCGGTGATCACGCCACCGTTCCCGCCAGCCTCTTCGTTCTTTCGGTCCTGAATGGCCTGAAGCGTCTCAGACGGCATCTGGGCAGCCTTCCGAGCCGCGTCTTCAGTCGCGTACAACCCTGGCAGCCATACGCCCTGATCGGACACCAAGAAGCCGTTGTCGACCGGATAGACCTTGACCATCTCCAGTCTCTAAGCCCCGCCGCGCGGGGCCTTTTGACGAGGTGCAAGGTGGGTCATTCGCTCACCTTCAGGACCTTGCGCGACTCGGCGAGCAATACCTCATGCTGCACAGATAGGGGTCCGTTGTTCGGAACAAGGGAGCCGGCTTCTGCAATCAGCTTTCGGAATTTCTGCCGGTTCAATCCCCGCCAACCCTGACTGGCGATCATGGCCGAGAGAACAGACTGCACCGCCCTGGTGCGAGCGTTCGCCTCTGCCAATGCGATCTGGCAATCTGAGAGTGAGTCGAGCGCTCGCCTCTCAGCTGCTTGCGCAATAGCAACCCTATGGCGCGTCGCGTCTTCGCCAGACGTGTCAGTCTCGTTCCGCGCGTTGGCGAGCATCCTGTGATAATCTGTCTCAGGAATACGACACCTCTTCTCAATAATATTCGCGATCGCCGTGTAGTCGTCCAAGCTCCCAAAATTTAATCCGTTACACGGAGATGTGTAAGCAAACTGTCCTACTTCTAAATTCCCATCCATGGCTACTGGACGGTATGTAGGCTGTTTATCGTCGGAACTGTAAACATCCACGCATAAAAGGGAATGTGGATGTAAAAGCTTAGCAATTGCCTCGTATGTCGATAATTTATCAAGACCGGGTCTGGCGTAGTAGTGCTGAAACATCACAAAGAGGACTTTTTCAGGACCACGCAGTGCCGAGCGAAACCGGTCAACACATCGGCAGAAATATTTGTAGTCATCGTCATTGCGATCCGGGTCGTGATGGTTGAATATATATTTTATGCCAAAATTATCCCTGTAGAATATGTTATCGGACAGGTAGTGATCGGGTTCAGGTCGTAGATCTTCTGGAACAGTTTTCAGATTTTTTCGATCAAGAAACTCTCGAAAATCGTCCGCAATTGCATGTTCGACCATCTCAGGAGAGGAAAAAATCCAGTCGAATGGCATCGACGACTTCTTGAAGCCCATCTGCTTGAGCGTCTGACTCGTCAGACACAGAGTACCCAATCCGATGACAGGCATGATGTTGCTATCAGTCATTCTCTTCTCTGAGCTGTCGATTTCCGCGACGGGATCCGACACCAAGGCGTGGCTCCGCTCTAGAACGCCGGCTTTTACACCTCGATCGTCTGGAGCGGGAGCCTCAAAGCAGACGGGTTGATTATCGAGAAGGCGAGACCCTTATCGTCATCGTCGAAGCCTCCCAAAGCGATCACGAAGCGAACCGGTCCGAGGCTGAACAGGTGTCGCGCATCACCGCAGACGCTGATAAGATCGGACGCTCCTCCGCCCCCTGATCAGATCGGGCCGGGACTGACCGGGCGTCACGCCTGCCAGCTTCGCCGAAGGGGACCTTCTCGTCAGCGCTGCACTGCCTCGATATCGTCCTCATAGATCGAGTCCGGCTGGCAGGCGTGCCACTCCTTCTTCTCGTCGGTCTGCCCCTTGCGCCCCCAGCAGTAAGCGGCCTGGGCCAAGCGGCCGCTGAGCCGATCGCGGAGGCGGCACTGCTCACGGATGATGGCGGGATCCCCGGAGCCCTCACAGGCCTGAGAGGCTTTCAGCTCCGCGGTCAGCAGCTCCGGAACAGTCGGCAGCTGCTGCTGCGCGCTGGCCCCACCGGGAGTGACGACGAGTGCGAAGGCGGCGAGGGCTGTGCGCATGTGGGCAGGATAGCGGAGTCCCGACATCCGACAACGGGACCGCTTCGGAGATGCCGCCGCCCGAACTGGCCCGCCGCTTGCGGCCGACGAACCATTCCTCCCGGGAACTCACTCAGCCCCGCCGGCACCGCCGCGCGGGGCTTTTCTTCGGCCATGATCCGGCTAAAAGCCCGCCCGGATCCAAGCCCATCCCCCTCCGGCATGGATCTGGGAGAGCCCGCCCGGCCCAGCGCCGCGGCGGCCTCTTTTGTGGCGATGATACCGTTCGCACCCACGACGCGATGAGCCTCTGTCGATGACACAAGCTTGATCGCGCAGCCGAAGGGTCGCAGCCCTTTTCTAACCTGGATGACAGCGCACCCTGCTTCGCTGTGGCAAGCTGCTGGCAATCGTGCGCTCCGGTCTAGGCAAGTGCGCGAGCGAGGGCATCGCCCCCGCCTTTCACCGGCGGGAGAGCCTTGTGCCGCGCTACCACTTCAACGTCTATGACGGTGTGACCTTGCTCGACAAAAAGGGTGTCGAATTACCCGACACCATGTTCGCACGCCGTGAGGCTATTCGGTATGCGGGGGTTCTTCTCGAGGAAGGCGCAAGGCTAGAGAGCCTCGGTCAGGAATGGCGGATGGAAGTCACGGACGGGACCGAACTGATACTGTTCAGGCTCGACTTCTTTGTGACCCCGTCGGCCGCAGTCACCTCGCTCGAAAAGCCATAGTGGGCATCCGTCAGCTTTCGACGCCTTGAACCTTGCGATCTGCTTCAACGCGGTATCGAAGTCGGCTTCATCCCGATGGCGCCAGCCTCGGAAGCAACACGTGACAGATTTGCTGGTGCGGGCCCCTTCGTCTCCACGGCGCGGCGAGCCTGGATTGGCAACGAAGCATTAACCGTACGGCGATAGGTTCCGATGAGCGACCAGCCGGGCGGTTGAGCGTCGGCAGATCAGCACCGTTCCGGTATACCGGTGCGGCCTCGCCGTAGCAGTCGCATAAAGCCCGCCCGGTCCGCCGGCGCGGGCTTTTTCGCGCGCTGGTCCGAGGTCAGTTCCGAACCTGCGGCCGGTCGCCGATGAAGGCTGCCATGCCCGCCGCCTCAACCATCGCGATGAATGCTGCGCGCGCCTCCTCCTCCGGCGCGAATGTGTCCTGCCACCGGGTGCAGCCGCCGAGGAGGTGGACCGCGTCCAGGCGCCAGAGGTCCAGCGTCCCGGCAAACCGATCGATCTCGACGTCGACCATGTGGCCGTCGAGCATGAACGCCCCGACAGCCGGGCGTGCTCGAACGCGCGATCCTCGCCGTCCAGTCCTGCAGCCTCATAGTGTCTCAGTTTGATATCGGGCTACCGCGTGATCGGAGGCCGTTGAAGGTTTGGCGCCCGTGCCTGCGTATCGCTATAACTCGTCGGTTTTTCAATTTTTACCGAACCGTTTAAAATTTTCGCATCATGGGCGCGAACTATATCTATATATTCCGACATTTCTTTGGACGGATTTTCGCCCGCCGCGATTTTAAGACATAGTATATCAAGTTCATCTCTCGTAATTCTGTTTGCCTTCCATTTGCGCTCAAATCCACCAAAAACACCAACAGCCGACGAAACGGACCCTGACAAAGCAATGGCCGGTATGAAGTCGGCCAGTTTTATGCCAAGAAGCATCGTATCTTTGCCCGCAATGGCCGCTACTACAACGCCCGTTATAGTTGAGATGCCAAACGCCAAGTGAAACGCCGTGCTCCATAGCCTGCATCCAATATCGGCCTGCCTGCGACGTATAGAAATCTCGTTCGCAAGCTGTTCTTTGGTCATGGCCACCTCGATGAACATGCCTATTGAAGTCTACAATTTTTTTGTACGGCCCACGTCAGCCGGGGATGGTCGCAGCAGCCTCAACCAGCGCGGCGATGTAGTTCATGCTCCATACCCGGCCCCTGATCGCTGCCGCAATCACACTGCAAGATCGGACGCTCCCCCGCCCCGTGAGCAGATCGGGGCGGGGCCGGGCCGACGATTAGCGGGTCGGCAACCATTCGGCCGTACCCCGCCGGCATGTCCAACTTCCCACCCGCCGTTGCCTCCTGGCGCGACCAGATCGAGCGCCTGTCCGAGCACGCATCGCCGTGCCGCCATCTCCTGTCGGCGAAGTGGGCGGCGATGCGGACGAACGCGTTGGCCTTCCTCGATCAGCACGGCGCCGAGGCGCAACGGCTCGGCTGGACGGCGCCGCAATTGTTCGGCGTTCACCCGGAGCATGGCTTCCTGCGCGTGGAATATGCCGGCGCGCTGATGGTGAACGGCAACCCTGTGGTCGCGGTCGAGAACGAGCGGATCGTGTTTGAGCGGTTCTCCGGCTACCGGAACAAGCAGGGCCAGACTTGGGGACCTCCTGTCTGGGAGTACGCGGCCAAGGGTATGGGTCGGTGAAGCGCTTGGTTTAGATCAGGATCGGCAGCCGGGATCGCTGGTCGGCTTCAGGGTGCTGGCGACAGCTTTGGCGGCCTTCGGGCCAACCGGGTTGGTGCCATGACCTCCCGCCCTGAGTTTGTCCCTGCGAGCGGGGCCGGGACCCGAATTTGGGAGCGGAAGGGATAAAACAGGCTCCAGCTACGTTAGCGCGTGAACGAACCGCTCGAGTTAAGGACCCAAAATGCGCAGCCTCATCGTCGCCGTCGGTCTGATTGTTATCGCCGCCCCTGCCTCGGCACAGGCGCTAAATCGTGGCAATCAGGAACTGCAGACCAATTGTGCGGGTGACGCCATCGCGTTCTGTTCCGGCATCGATCCGAACAGCCCGCAGATGGACGCCTGCTTCAAGAAGAACATGAGCCAGATGTCCGCAAACTGTCGTCGTGCCATTGATGCTTACAAGGCTGGCGGCGGCAAGTAACGAGCGGCTTGCGTGTAAGCCCGACATTACTACCCGGCCGGCCCATGATCAGATCGGGCGGCGGGGCGGGTTCTCTATCAGGTAAGCGCCTGGGCTGGGGCATCCCGCCCTGGGCGTTCGCGGCCGGGGGGCGCTGCTGATTCCGGCTGTGACCAGCGGGGATTTCGGGGGTAACTCCGGTCTTAGCCGACACAGGATGTTGCGCCGGCCAAACCATTAACACGCCGAGCCTTTTCGCGGTGCATCATCCCGGTATGTCGAATTACATACCGAGCCAGCCATGCACTTCGAGATCCGCTCCACCGGACGACACCTCTGGACCTGGGTGCTGCTCGACGCCACCCAGATGACGGTGCTGGAATCCGACCGAACGTTTCCGTCCGAGACGCAGGCCTCCGCCGCCGCCTTGGCCTTCTCGAAGCTCGTCACCCGGGCCGGTCGCTCGTTGACCGCCGGCCCAGCGGGCGGACTGATCTGAGGCCCGTCTGCCAGGGCGGCGCAAGCGCCTGCCGGACTTCACGTATTCCGACGTCATCCACACCGCTCCACCGCCATCGCGGCCGCCCACGCGGCTGTAGGTTGAAGCGCGACGCCGCCTCGGGTCTGTTCCGTATTCGTTCGCGAACGGGGGGCACCAGAATGGGGCGTCTGGGCGATGCAAAGCCTGGCCGTGTCTATGTCGATTGCGCCTCCTGCAAGCGCTCGGGACGCTACACCGTCGCCAGCCTGATCGGTCGCTACGGAGCCGACATCTCGACGTTGGACCTGCTGCGCCACCTCACGGCCTCCTGCCGCTACCAGCGCCGCCCCGGGGGCCCGCCCGCGCGGAAATACGCGCACCTCTGCCTCGCCGCGATCACGCTGCCGCCGCCCGCTAAGAAGATCCCGCCTGTGCCACCGGGCGTCCCCTACACGATCGAGGTCTGGCGCCAGACCGGCGGCAACATCGAGCTGCACCTCGCGACGATCTACCCGCTGACCGTGGCGCTCGCCGCATTCGAGGTTGCCTGCAGGGACTGGCCGACGCACGAGGTTACGTTGCGGGATCGTGCTCGAATCGTGCGGAGGCGGGAACGGCCGCCGCAGAGCGCCACCGCGTGCGGTCTCGGCGGGTCTCGCTGACGGCGAGCCCGTCGGCCTTCGGGCGCAGCCGTGCGCGGGTCGCGTGCATGGCGCGGTCCCGGCCGGGCAGCCCGGCGCGCTCGGCGATCTCGCTTGCGGTGGACGGCTCGGGCGTGAGCGCCGCCAGGACGCGCGGGCGGATGTCTTGGCGCGGCCGGGCGCCGCGAGGCGAGGGCGCCGTCGGCATCGCCGCCGAGCTACGCCACCGTCTCAATCATCCGAGTTCGCGCCGCGACGAGGCGCTCCGCGTCCGTGTGCACCGGCATGTCGGCGGCGACCCGTTCGACGATCGGAAGCGTGGTAGCTTCGTCCAGGCCGAGCCCGCAAGCGAAGCCGTACAGCCACCGCATCATGGGATCGCAGTGCGCGCGTGCGTGGCGTCCGGATCGTCGCGCATTCCCAAGCCCTCAGAGCGAGAAGCTTTAACCTGTCCGGTGCGCCAGACGGTTGCGCAGGTCCACGAGGTCGTCGGCGTCTGCAACGTCGAGGCCAGTCTACGGCACGCCTTCGACCCGGGCGGGCTCACCCGTGCGCACAGTGTAGACCGTCCAGCCCTCGTCATCCGGGCGCATGTCGTATCTCTCGGCGTTGCTGTTCGCGGGATCGGGCATCCCTCCGGGCAACTGCAGCTTGGTCGCGGCCGACTCCATCAGGCCGAGCCGCACGCCCAACGCCATCAGATCACCGTCGGTCAGCGTCTCACCGTCGACAAGCCAAGCATCGAACTCTACGCCCCGCGGCTCGACCGTGTGGCCGCGCAGCCTGAGCGCTTCAAGGGCTTAAAGAACCGGATCGCGGCCTTCGCTCATAAGGCGCGGCTACAGCGGGCAGGGGAGGGGCGTCTATGAGCGCGGACGCAACGAGCATGATTGGGCCAGAATGAACCCAATCACAGGTTCGCCGAAGCGCGCGAAGTTCGCGTGAACCTCCGAGCACTTCCTAAATTTCCAGCTATGTCGTTGGAATGTATGGTGCTGCGAGAGAGGATTGAACTCTCGACCTCTTCATTATCAAACCTCTGCCATGGGCTAACAGCCCCTAACAGATCAGGTGATTGAGGACGGGAGAAACCACAAGCAGCACTGTCACTTGGCGCCACTGTGAGCCATTGGTAATTACACTGGGTAACAGGCCATAACGGCCGGAATGCGTTACCCAGGTGATACCCAGGGCTCACGACAGATGACCGCGAAGGTGCTGACCGTGCAAGCCGTCGAACGTCTGAAGCCGGACCCGCTCGTCCGGCGCGAGATCCCTGATGCCGGGATGCCATCACTCTACCTGATCGTGCATCCGACCGGTCGCAAGGGCTGGTGCGTGCGCTACCGGTTCGGCGGGCGTCCGCGGAAGATGATGCTTGGACCGTACCCGGCGCTCGACCTGCCGGCGGCGCGCGATCGGGCCCGCGAGGCCGTGCGCACGCTGGCTCTGGGCCGCGATCCCGGTGCCGAAAAGATCGAGGCAGCGAAGGCCACAGCGGCTTTTCAGAAATCCGCAGGCCCCCTGCGAATGTTCGCGTTTTGAACGCCCGGACTTTCGCAGAATTCGCAAGTTTCGCACGGGGCACCCGGAAAACCGCAAATCGGGGGCTGCTCCAATGACCCCGGCCGAACGCGACCGCTTCGAGAAGTGCCTCGCCCTGGCCAAGGGCGGCGGCACCGCCGGAGAACGCGCAGCAGGCCTAGCCGCGGCCGAGCGTGTTGCTGCCTCCGCCGGCCTGACTCTGGTAGACGCCAATGCGGCCGTCGGACGCTCTCGGCCAGCACCGCCAAAAATGGATTGGCCGCACGCACCACCCCACGCGGCACGTCGGACCCCGTCTAGGGCGAAACCGAAGCGGCCCGTGAAGCCGCCAACCCTGGATGAGGTGCTTCGGCAGAGGGCTGAAGCTGATGCGGAAAGGCGTCGGGCAACCGCAGCGGCAGATCGCAAGCTGATGAAGGAACTCGAAGAGCAGGCAGCCTATGAGGCGCAGCAGCGTGAACTGCAGGCTGAACCTGACCGAGAGTGGGCACGGGCGCGGGAAGCGCAGTCCTGGTGCGCTTAAACGATCAAGCCACGAGGCTGCATACGCCTCATGACTACCACTGACGCCCACTCGCTCGGCTATCTGGGTAATCTTTGCAGAAGGGCTTCAAGTTGAGACGTGATTTTCTGTTGATGCCGCACCAAGACACGATCTCGTCTACGATCATCGCGCAAGGATTATCGACGTGGCATGGCGGATGAGTTGCTTCAGAAATAGATTTGCACTGCGCAACGATCATTGATGCCTTTGCGCGTCCAGCTGTCGCAAGACACGATCCATCCCTTGCAAGCGCGGCACCAGAGACTGCAATTAATGCGCCAAACAGGGCGACGGTCTTCATCACAATTCCTCCGTCCAGATAAATTGACGACCGATCATATTCAGTGGTAAGCGATTATATATCGCCTGCCAACAATGATAGATCTTTTTAAGATGCTTTTATTATTGTTATTTCTGGGTATCACGCCCGCCAATGCTGTTCCTCGCGAGCCATCATGCCTTAAAG from Methylobacterium sp. PvR107 encodes:
- a CDS encoding TetR/AcrR family transcriptional regulator — its product is MNARQGPRPGGRSARVQASVQAAVRGLLAEMDRSEITVPLIATAAGVTPSTIYRRWGTLGELFADVAVERLRPDSDPIDTGNGWTDLEAWAEQYADEMSSAPGRELIRDVLAAADTNCAQRCCSFSREQIAIIAERAAVRGETFPDLEAVLDGVVSPIVYRILFGEAPSRERIRDLVGRTMAVAGSHRGERR
- a CDS encoding Arm DNA-binding domain-containing protein, which codes for MTAKVLTVQAVERLKPDPLVRREIPDAGMPSLYLIVHPTGRKGWCVRYRFGGRPRKMMLGPYPALDLPAARDRAREAVRTLALGRDPGAEKIEAAKATAAFQKSAGPLRMFAF
- a CDS encoding 3',5'-cyclic-nucleotide phosphodiesterase: MRSLIVAVGLIVIAAPASAQALNRGNQELQTNCAGDAIAFCSGIDPNSPQMDACFKKNMSQMSANCRRAIDAYKAGGGK
- a CDS encoding MFS transporter codes for the protein MADPYAEARVAKGYALPFHALVLGTFLAASSAPTPLYRFYQETYALSPIVTTAVFAVYALALLVALLVAGSLSDHLGRRPVIFGAILLELAAMLLFVVSDGAGHLLAARTVQGIATGIAASSLGAALVDVDRARGQLVNSLAPLLGMAVGALGTSILVQYAPHPLHLVYAILGTMFAVQAVLLWLTAETGARRSGALQSLWPRVVVPPQVRRTLVAVTPSNVAMWMLGGFYLSLVPSLVAVATGTRTPLIGGAMVTALMLSGASAIAARRTRAANANLTVGTFAMMTGLAIVLAGMHGGSVPVLIGGTLLGGAGFGTGFLGALGMVIPLAQPVERAELLAAYYLQSYLALSLPALLAGYLVREIGYAATADIYATTIIATGAVGLFVRWSILSRPAAAG
- a CDS encoding DUF1796 family putative cysteine peptidase, which codes for MSDPVAEIDSSEKRMTDSNIMPVIGLGTLCLTSQTLKQMGFKKSSMPFDWIFSSPEMVEHAIADDFREFLDRKNLKTVPEDLRPEPDHYLSDNIFYRDNFGIKYIFNHHDPDRNDDDYKYFCRCVDRFRSALRGPEKVLFVMFQHYYARPGLDKLSTYEAIAKLLHPHSLLCVDVYSSDDKQPTYRPVAMDGNLEVGQFAYTSPCNGLNFGSLDDYTAIANIIEKRCRIPETDYHRMLANARNETDTSGEDATRHRVAIAQAAERRALDSLSDCQIALAEANARTRAVQSVLSAMIASQGWRGLNRQKFRKLIAEAGSLVPNNGPLSVQHEVLLAESRKVLKVSE
- a CDS encoding DUF6894 family protein; translation: MPRYHFNVYDGVTLLDKKGVELPDTMFARREAIRYAGVLLEEGARLESLGQEWRMEVTDGTELILFRLDFFVTPSAAVTSLEKP